A region of Chitinophagales bacterium DNA encodes the following proteins:
- the pruA gene encoding L-glutamate gamma-semialdehyde dehydrogenase: protein MSLGFYKVPAAKNEPVRAYAKGSAERTALLAEISRLKKETIEVPMIIGGKEVFTEDKIRLSPPHEHTHTLGHASKGTAKHVEQAIEAALAAKEKWAAMRWEQRLAIFMKAGDLLRTKYRNTVLAATILAQSKNVFQAEIDAACELIDFLHFNVEFAAEIYGEQPYSPDGMWNRLEYRPLEGFVLAVTPFNFTAIAGNLPSSAAMMGNTVVWKCANSQIYSAHFLMKLFMEAGMPDGVINLVFSGGKDVGEVCFKHRDFAGVHFTGSTGVFNGMWKAIGDNINNYKSYPRVVGETGGKDFVFAHPKADVHAFSTALTRGAFEYQGQKCSAASRAYCPSSLWDTVKSNLTRDLKEIKMGTVEDTSNFVNAVIDEASFDNIVNYIEAAKKSGDAEIILGGGYDKSKGYFVEPTIILAKNPQYTTMCEEIFGPVLTIYVYEDEKWRETLKIADQTSPYALTGAIFSQCRYAIEEMTEALKNSAGNFYINDKPTGAVVGQQPFGGARASGTNDKAGSKLNLLRWVSVRTIKETFNPPVDYKYPFLEN from the coding sequence ATGTCATTAGGATTTTACAAAGTACCAGCTGCCAAAAACGAACCCGTAAGAGCATACGCCAAAGGCAGTGCAGAGCGCACAGCCTTGCTTGCTGAAATTTCACGACTGAAAAAAGAAACTATCGAAGTACCTATGATTATAGGAGGCAAGGAAGTATTTACTGAAGATAAAATAAGACTGAGTCCTCCCCATGAGCATACCCACACTCTTGGTCATGCGTCCAAAGGCACAGCCAAGCATGTAGAGCAAGCTATCGAGGCAGCTCTAGCTGCTAAAGAGAAGTGGGCAGCTATGCGGTGGGAACAACGATTGGCTATATTTATGAAGGCTGGAGATTTATTGCGGACGAAATATAGAAACACCGTACTCGCTGCTACCATACTGGCTCAGAGTAAAAATGTATTTCAAGCTGAAATCGATGCTGCCTGTGAATTGATAGATTTTTTGCATTTTAATGTAGAATTCGCAGCCGAAATATATGGTGAACAACCCTACAGTCCTGATGGTATGTGGAATAGACTAGAATACCGACCACTTGAAGGCTTTGTATTGGCAGTCACTCCATTCAACTTTACCGCTATCGCTGGCAACCTGCCTTCTAGCGCTGCTATGATGGGCAATACCGTTGTATGGAAGTGTGCTAATTCTCAAATCTACTCTGCTCATTTCCTTATGAAATTATTTATGGAAGCGGGCATGCCTGATGGTGTGATCAATTTGGTATTTTCTGGTGGAAAAGATGTCGGTGAAGTTTGCTTCAAGCATAGAGACTTCGCAGGGGTTCATTTTACAGGTTCTACGGGTGTATTTAATGGTATGTGGAAAGCAATTGGAGATAATATCAATAACTATAAATCATATCCAAGGGTTGTAGGTGAGACAGGTGGCAAAGATTTTGTGTTTGCTCACCCGAAAGCAGATGTACATGCCTTTTCTACTGCCTTGACTCGAGGGGCATTTGAATACCAAGGTCAGAAATGTAGCGCTGCTTCGAGAGCGTATTGTCCTTCTTCACTTTGGGATACGGTGAAATCAAACTTAACTAGAGATTTGAAAGAAATCAAAATGGGTACGGTAGAAGACACCTCCAATTTTGTGAATGCAGTGATAGATGAAGCTTCCTTTGACAATATTGTAAACTATATCGAAGCAGCAAAAAAGTCTGGTGATGCCGAAATTATCTTGGGAGGTGGATATGATAAATCGAAAGGCTATTTCGTGGAGCCGACTATCATTCTGGCAAAAAATCCTCAATACACTACGATGTGCGAAGAAATTTTCGGACCAGTATTAACCATTTATGTTTATGAAGATGAAAAATGGAGAGAAACTCTGAAAATAGCCGATCAGACCTCGCCTTATGCCTTGACAGGTGCCATCTTCTCTCAGTGCAGATATGCGATAGAAGAAATGACTGAAGCATTGAAAAATTCGGCAGGCAATTTCTACATCAATGATAAGCCAACGGGGGCTGTCGTAGGTCAACAGCCA